Below is a genomic region from Echinicola rosea.
AAAGTAACTATCAAGATTCAAGATATATGCGGAAAAAGTGAAGTACAAGTCCCCCCTTCAGGGGGATTTAGGGGGTAAAAAGTAACAAGAACCAAGACTTACTTCTAACATCTCACGTCTAGCATCTCCTTACTCAGTACTAACAACACGGGAATGTGCAGGATGGAGATTTGGGATTAGGATCCCATTTTGAGAATAAATAACCATTTAATACCATAAACAATAAACCTCAGATGGAAACCCGAAAATATACCATTCTCTTATTACTTTTCGCGATGTGCTTTGCTACCACAGTGACACAGGCACAAGAAAAAGCCCCTCAAGCCACTTGGATATGGTATCCCGGTGATTATGAGATTTGGCTCAGTAACAAAATGCAGGCCCGAAGGACAGAGCGTGGTGCTTTTTTGCCTCCCCTTTGGCGGTATTACAGCCCGTATGCGCTGGTAACGTTCAGGAAAGAATTTACCCTGCCTGCCGAAGATGAAATCGCGATTTACACCGAGGGGCAATTTAAGCTTCAGATAGACGGTAAGCAGCAGCATGGAACGTCACAAAAAATAACTATTCCTGCAGGCAAGCACAGTATTGTTGTCAAAGTCTATAACCAAGAGCGTGTGCCGGCGGTGTTTATCGAAGGAGATTATTTGGTGACCGATGAGAGCTGGAAGGTAACCTTTGAAGACAAGGAATGGATAGATGAGTCGGGCAAGGCTAGCGACCAATCCGGTACCAATTGGGAGGCGGTAGGCACATGGGATTTTAACAGCCCGGAGGACTTGCCCTCGGAATTCAGGTTGGCCACCACGCCCCATTATGCCAAAACCGTAAAACCTGCTGGCGATGGGGAGTTGGTTGATTTTGGCAAGGAGACCTTTGGCTATATCAAATTTCACGGCTTGAAGGGGGAAGGGAATGTCAATATCTACTACGGTGAATCCGAAGAAGAAGCCTTGGACAGTGCTTATTGCGAAACATTGGATTACCTCCAATTCGATGGCAGTCAAGAGGAGGATTATACAGTCTCTAATTCCAAAGCTTTCCGTTACATCCAAGTGCAGCATGCCCCGGGAATAAGCTATGATTCTATTTCAATGCTATACGAATACTTGCCGGTAGAATATAGAGGAGAATGGAATTCTTCTGATGAGTTGCTTAATGAAATTTGGGATGTTTCGGCCTACACCATGCACCTCAATACCCGTGAGTTTTTCTTGGATGGCATCAAGCGGGACCGATGGATTTGGTCAGGTGATGCCTACCAAAGCTATTTGATGAACTATTACTTGTTTTTTGACAATGCATCTGTGCGGAGAACGCTGCTGGCTTTGCGCGGCAAGGAACCGGTATCGAGTCATATGAATACCATCATGGATTATTCTTTTTACTGGTTTGTGGGCATATATGATTATTATCTGTACTCCGGTGATGAGGATTTTATAAAGAACTTTTATCCCCGCATGGTCAGTATGATGGAGTTTTGCTTGGGAAGGCGAAACGAGAACGGGATGATGGAAGGCCTGCCGGGAGATTGGATCTTTATTGATTGGGCCGATGGCTTGAGCAAGCAGGGTGAAGTGAGTTTTGAGCAGATGCTGCTGGCCAGGAGTTTGGAAGCCATGGCCGTGAGTGCTGAAATCGCTGGTGATCAGGAAGGGCATGAAAAGTACCAAAAGTTGGCCGACGAAATGAAAGAAAAGCTGTTTAAGGTATTTTGGTCCGAAGACCGTGAAGCCATCATGCACCAGCGTGTCGATGGTAAAGTGCTTGACAATGTTACGAGGTATGCAAACATGTTCGGGATATTCTTTGATTACTTCTCAGATGATCAAAAAGAGGCCGTCAAGCATTCCGTGCTGCTTAACGATGATGTACAAAAAATCACGACTCCCTATATGCGTTTTTATGAACTGGAAGCCCTCTGTGCGATGGGCGAGCAAGCATTTGTCCTTGATGAAATTCGGGATTACTGGGGCGGTATGCTGGACTTGGGAGCGACTTCCTTTTGGGAAAAATATGATCCCAGCGAGTCCGGAGCGGAGCATTTGTCGATGTATGGTCGGCCTTATGGCAAGAGCCTTTGCCACGCTTGGGGAGCCAGTCCTATTTACCTTTTTGGAAAGTACTATCTAGGCGTAAAGCCACTATCCGCAGGATATGGTACGTACGAAATCCGTCCTGAATTGGGCGGGTTGGAGTGGATGGAAGGAAAAGTTCCCACGCCGAAAGGAAATGTTTCGGTGTATTGCTCCACCAAGGAAATCAAGGTTTCCTCAGATGAAGGCCAGGGAGTCCTGAAGTTCAAAAGTAAGTCAAAGCCAAAGACCGACGAAGGTGAGATCAAGGCATTGGGGAATGATGAATATGAATTAGTCCTGTTGGCAGGGAAAGAATATGTGGTGAAGTATAAGGCGGTGAAGTAGGCAGATAAGGATAAAAGGGGGCATTGCAAATGCCCCGCTTGTGGAATCCTCGTTACAAACCGAATCCTCGTTACAAACGAGGATGAGCGAAAAAGAAATAAAAAGAAAAAAATAAAATGATCAGATTAAGCGGTATTAATAGGCTGTTTTTGGGGATCTTATCCCTTTTTGCCATGTCGGGATTGAAAGCCCAGGAAACGGAAATCCAGTACCTATCCGGTAAAGGCTATCAAGACACTAAGGAATGGGAATTTAAGATTTCCGGTGGACGCAACAGCGGGGAGTGGAGTACCATCAGCGTGCCGTCTGTGTGGGAACAGGAAGGCTTTGGGAAGTATCAATATGGGATAAAGTTTTATGGAAAGCCCTTTCCGGATGGGATTGCTGATGAGGTGGGGCAGTATAAATATACTTTTGAAGTGCCCAAATCATGGGAAAATAAATTGGTGAGAATCGTTTTTGACGGCTCCATGACCGACACAGAAGTGAGGGTCAATGGCCGCTCGGCAGGGGATAAGCACCAAGGCGCATTTTACCGATTTAAGTACGATATTACCGACTTGCTGAAGTATGGAAAAGAGAACCTGCTAGAGGTTACGGTAAGTAAGGAGTCCGATAATGCCAGTGTCAATTTGGCGGAGCGCAGGGCCGATTATTGGAACTTTGGCGGCATTTTCCGACCGGTGTTCTTGGAAGCATACCCCGCAAAATTCATCGATCGCACTGCAATAGATGCGCAGGCCGATGGGCAGTTTAGGGCGGAAGTGTTTTTGGGCAATGCCAGCTCAGAAGACATGAAAGTGGTGGCGACCGTCAAGGATGAGGAAGGAAAATCTTGGGGACAGCCCATAGAGCAATCCATTACCGCTGGAGGTGACAAGGTCGTGCTGGAAAGTGCTTTTGAAGGAATTGACCTGTGGACTGCCGAGACACCGAACTTGTATCATATCCAATTTTCACTGTATGATGGCGATGAGCTAGTGCATCAGACCAAGGACCGGTTTGGCTTTCGTACCATTGAGCTGAAAGCCAGTGATGGGATTTATATCAATGGCCAGCGGGTGCTGATGAAGGGGGTTAATAAGCACAGCTTTTGGCCCGAATCCGGCAGAACCTTGAACAAGGAATTGAATTA
It encodes:
- a CDS encoding alpha-L-rhamnosidase-related protein; this translates as METRKYTILLLLFAMCFATTVTQAQEKAPQATWIWYPGDYEIWLSNKMQARRTERGAFLPPLWRYYSPYALVTFRKEFTLPAEDEIAIYTEGQFKLQIDGKQQHGTSQKITIPAGKHSIVVKVYNQERVPAVFIEGDYLVTDESWKVTFEDKEWIDESGKASDQSGTNWEAVGTWDFNSPEDLPSEFRLATTPHYAKTVKPAGDGELVDFGKETFGYIKFHGLKGEGNVNIYYGESEEEALDSAYCETLDYLQFDGSQEEDYTVSNSKAFRYIQVQHAPGISYDSISMLYEYLPVEYRGEWNSSDELLNEIWDVSAYTMHLNTREFFLDGIKRDRWIWSGDAYQSYLMNYYLFFDNASVRRTLLALRGKEPVSSHMNTIMDYSFYWFVGIYDYYLYSGDEDFIKNFYPRMVSMMEFCLGRRNENGMMEGLPGDWIFIDWADGLSKQGEVSFEQMLLARSLEAMAVSAEIAGDQEGHEKYQKLADEMKEKLFKVFWSEDREAIMHQRVDGKVLDNVTRYANMFGIFFDYFSDDQKEAVKHSVLLNDDVQKITTPYMRFYELEALCAMGEQAFVLDEIRDYWGGMLDLGATSFWEKYDPSESGAEHLSMYGRPYGKSLCHAWGASPIYLFGKYYLGVKPLSAGYGTYEIRPELGGLEWMEGKVPTPKGNVSVYCSTKEIKVSSDEGQGVLKFKSKSKPKTDEGEIKALGNDEYELVLLAGKEYVVKYKAVK